One window of Branchiostoma lanceolatum isolate klBraLanc5 chromosome 6, klBraLanc5.hap2, whole genome shotgun sequence genomic DNA carries:
- the LOC136436283 gene encoding protein mono-ADP-ribosyltransferase PARP14-like isoform X3, whose amino-acid sequence MSARGRSVHVRGLPELSGLQDKVSGYFQSGGLSAGGAVLLVKLLGPGQAVVTFADETVAQNVLAQPQHTLCGTRIKVTACPPHLDVPEEPVEDAEETEKAASDKTDEDEEFEDPVLSEEEMKLGQAEVEAAESRPSTDSEYETPPESPTPKCLPGPVSLGTRVDEDKAVQVDSLLLQKSSPPHQQANADSSDSTAPSQPVPQLMAESCPFESLTEPGQPEDDCPKATGSSAPPKIPPKPPKPTVPPKPAPKPATSPSVPMETTAISPQRSNLIGTPIGDQEQLLNPKPTPISSVPMETTVMAVSSQHPDICTEPEDQPQHPHPKPTTTSSVVPTETSPAPSQYPNLPSGTTSASTREPNFPQQPHPSVTSTPSVPSGRASAHQHPNLSDAPREDHPRQPHLDPTTTSSVPTGTAYASASPQHPNLPSAAREEQQHPCPATTSSVPSGTTSASTQQPDFPQQPHPSVTSTLSVPRGTSASHQQPNLQQPHKDPNSTPSVPTGAASASPKKPNLFDAPRGDLPQQPNPITTSSAPETASPSSQQPNVPDTSIKDQPQQLHPVPHPTSETTATSSQHSNMPIAPMENQKPNPKPTTTTSVPTETTAAFPQHPNVSLGPITDQTQQHHPVQVTTETTATSSQHSNMPNASVENQQPYPKPTTTFSEPTATTAAFPQQPNLPSTSMGGQSQAQQPHQFYHPHWPPPPHLRMMYPGQQYYLPQLSGSFGMRAPYMPYGMPYGDTTRHGVPGTGKDGIPPGGVPFQGQGHPASGPQSSYFPQASHPTTAGPQNVHYMSSGQPASTIPLTGARSSPSSEVLHSYNQHPPSSPSWGSPRTGSPVSLPLLQQDRNRSHGYLSDQESSVQYRQTPTEPSAFSDGESVYDDALDSVSSVGTVVSEAASSVGPASWGRKETARPLGAAAKTGHHTPQSLKERTRKEVRLKRTTPYPTQRGENKTSPLAKKPFIEPSRSVAVSGFTSAPDEELLGLYFESERRSGGGEVEKIEARGNEVIIIFKDPAVTQRVLARKHELNGQTLHVKVVTSSPAEATPNMDTSAPSNITIQVSGFTSCPNEDMVMLYFENKKRSGGGDIQEIQVRDNKVFIVFKDPSVAQHVLSREHRLDETVLKLKEVQPRSLDSTRLLVKGFKESTTKETLSLYLENIGDDEVITIDYSTQPDYSTQPGVALVTLNKISNFDRMVTKAQSRPLEGQRLTLERVPITDAIIVTDLPDSVSRDLLELYFDSETRSSGGPIADIKMDSSTGTAVVQFDDANTVNSVHQKSPHILNNTPITVQPYYECLGEVVDDNAPGAFQIPQPINIRIKPQLILFVFTMPKFANQLTSKLAEVHTEVDLTVTDVLTVSPTLTPKMKDVRKQAKRWEEKSRSYVEQFFTQFQATEIPVANQIWQRVKDKFEEASAKLSTSNRDDVWIQASDKEDRGGGVVALIGTTEAVTEAELVCKTLIQETEEQLKLEASIVTDHMTNMKATKLKILKLNNFPGKHPDVDIRLDVDNQSVDFKGQQALVQKAKIDLYETTNKLAEERVTLSRGKLSYLKSDKGRGHLEDSFKRKDIKTAFAIENEEMTILGEQLMEVRWAKELLQQVVSESPIAIAEESRDLLTKQGFASLSTNLRQRLSVDIHIAKDKVWVVGPTEKVATASKDIKTYITNNTIVTIDMDVGEGKAKYMDYHCSAAIKAVEKHHAEQLVKIMTLIDQGKMTVRGTKDGTQSARKKLQALIDDVTTGTMNITKPGMHKFFTQGLGSGLLKGIGREVKCVILVGGKPSVPVRPAGGARAAAATPGGLQQICFHTMGGRKLVVLQGDLTSHRVDVMVNTGNGAMAHGGGLAAAIVRAGGQEIQRDCDRYVKENGKLTEGQVMSTKGYKLPCKMVVHAVGPQWITGEEDSRERALKTAVENALLEARDYNSIAIPAISSGIYGYPIKPCVTAIVAAVTAFFNGNPDSALSEVHFAEMDPKKTGAFRDELLNRFGRDKVTMTVPTDTTPSRPTPMPRAARPSGGAASPSNSLTTPEGINILLKKGDITKEKADVLVNTTSPDLDLSQGGVAKAFGQAGGQELQQLCNNHGKAAAGDVVMTQPTGALRCKKVYHAVLPNWQESDQPLRTMVQDCLESADEDGHTTIAFPAMGTGNLKYPRDVAASCMYDEILSFSQSNPGTTLKDVRIIVFDQPTVQAFETELRVRQGVPVASGTATGSGPYSSVTTPRPGQQQMTVGGVTLQIQQGDLTAENVDCIVNVTSKDLDLSGPMAKAICQKAGPSLAAECRQYITRNGQQDHGAVVLTGAGNLPYKGILHLTHPNAKVLKKSIKTCLETADKRGFKSIAFPAVGTGGFKISPDQAASLMMDGVTDFVQKGAPNSLTTIRITVFQQQMLQNFHSEMDRRARGLGGHKSRGFSAKVKSRFKKVAHSLGKKSRVAKILGFPSSDGKKTVGDTAATPQSLLLHFFGTDRAVGMAKRRVQETLDSNFKEERINDLSVLQLSDDEVEMLKAYGNQNNVSIRVEQGGRHCITIQGITDVATVLSKVWEVLHAKKEESRKMEQALSLQKDISWCYEQPDGTYVPFDPLINLQIEEAYKKNKKGKVQYEDDVGQCEIDFSSMKEKASGQVSNVRRDDLKARAVTSAVPSHWDPQPTDPKSRKPKLCHLVKLKSSSTEYKTVSGKFGLGNIVSIERVQNPTLWSQYCAQKQKISLKNPGKNIEQDLWHGSSADSCIKICHSNFDRSYAGVHGVAIGKGTYFAVNASYSAGGYASPDASGHKRVFLAKVLTGLSTRGNSSMIVPPPRPGGGPLDTFDSTTDGGSMFCVFHDAQAYPEYVITFT is encoded by the exons ATGTCGGCTCGCGGTCGGTCTGTCCATGTCCGTGGCCTCCCCGAGCTGAGCGGACTGCAGGACAAAGTCTCCGGCTACTTCCAGAGCGGGGGCCTGTCAGCTGGCGGGGCCGTGTTACTGGTCAAGTTACTGGGACCTGGACAGGCTGTGGTCACCTTTGCAGACGAAACAG TGGCCCAAAATGTGCTGGCCCAGCCACAACACACCCTCTGTGGGACCAGGATTAAGGTGACAGCATGTCCTCCTCACCTGGACGTGCCTGAAGAACCAGTGGAAGATGCAGAAGAGACGGAAAAGGCAGCATCAGACAAGACAGACGAGGATGAGGAATTCGAAGATCCAGTTTTGTCAGAAGAGGAAATGAAACTTGGACAGGCAGAAGTAGAAG CTGCAGAAAGTCGCCCATCCACAGACTCTGAGTATGAGACCCCTCCCGAGTCTCCAACTCCCAAATGTCTGCCTGGCCCCGTCTCCCTTGGGACCAGAGTTGATGAAGACAAAGCTGTTCAAGTCGACAGCCTCTTGTTACAAAAGAGCTCACCGCCGCATCAACAAGCAAATGCAGACTCATCTGATTCAACTGCTCCATCACAGCCTGTTCCACAACTGATGGCTGAATCTTGTCCGTTCGAGAGTCTTACAGAGCCAGGTCAACCTGAAGATGATTGTCCAAAAGCAACAGGTTCATCCGCTCCACCTAAGATCCCTCCCAAACCACCCAAGCCAACCGTGCCTCCAAAACCTGCTCCCAAACCAGCCACCAGCCCTTCAGTACCCATGGAGACGACAGCAATTTCTCCTCAACGTTCAAACTTGATCGGCACCCCAATAGGAGATCAGGAGCAACTACTAAATCCAAAACCGACCCCCATATCTTCAGTTCCCATGGAGACAACTGTAATGGCAGTTTCTTCTCAACATCCAGACATTTGCACTGAACCAGAAGATCAGCCACAACACCCTCATCCAAAACCAACCACCACATCTTCTGTAGTACCCACTGAAACATCACCGGCTCCCTCTCAATATCCAAACCTGCCAAGTGGAACAACATCAGCTTCCACTCGAGAACCAAACTTTCCACAACAACCACATCCCAGCGTAACCAGCACACCTTCAGTGCCGAGTGGAAGAGCATCAGCCCATCAACACCCAAACCTGTCTGATGCACCAAGAGAAGATCATCCACGACAACCACATCTAGATCCAACCACCACATCTTCAGTACCCACAGGGACAGCATACGCATCAGCTTCCCCTCAACACCCAAACCTGCCCAGTGCAGCAAGAGAAGAACAGCAGCATCCATGCCCAGCTACCACATCTTCAGTGCCTAGTGGAACAACTTCAGCTTCCACTCAACAACCAGACTTTCCACAACAACCGCATCCCAGCGTAACCAGCACACTGTCAGTGCCTCGTGGGACATCAGCCTCCCATCAACAACCAAACCTACAACAGCCACATAAAGATCCAAACTCCACACCCTCAGTGCCAACAGGGGCAGCATCGGCTTCCCCTAAAAAACCAAACCTATTCGATGCACCAAGAGGAGACCTCCCCCAACAGCCAAATCCAATCACCACAtcttcagcaccagagacagcaTCACCTTCTTCTCAACAACCGAATGTGCCTGATACATCTATCAAAGACCAGCCGCAACAGCTTCATCCAGTACCACATCCCACATCTGAGACAACTGCAACTTCCTCTCAACATTCAAACATGCCAATTGCACCAATGGAAAATCAGAAGCCTAATCCAAAACCAACCACCACAACTTCAGTGCCCACAGAGACAACAGCAGCTTTCCCTCAACACCCAAATGTGTCTCTTGGACCAATCACAGACCAAACACAACAGCACCATCCAGTGCAAGTAACCACTGAGACAACTGCAACTTCCTCTCAACATTCAAACATGCCAAATGCATCAGTGGAGAATCAGCAGCCTTATCCAAAACCAACCACCACATTTTCAGAACCCACAGCGACAACAGCAGCTTTCCCTCAACAGCCAAACTTGCCCAGTACATCTATGGGAGGACAATCACAAGCACAACAACCACATCAATTTTACCACCCTCATTGGCCTCCCCCTCCACATTTGAGAATGATGTACCCTGGACAACAATACTACCTGCCCCAGCTTTCTGGCTCTTTTGGCATGCGGGCTCCATATATGCCTTATGGAATGCCATATGGAGACACCACCCGGCATGGTGTGCCTGGGACAGGTAAAGATGGCATTCCACCTGGTGGCGTTCCATTTCAAGGCCAAGGTCATCCAGCATCAGGCCCCCAGTCTTCTTATTTTCCGCAAGCATCCCATCCCACTACTGCTGGCCCTCAGAATGTGCACTACATGTCTTCTGGACAGCCAGCAAGTACCATTCCTCTCACTGGGGCAAGATCATCTCCATCGTCAGAAGTTCTGCACTCCTACAACCAGCATCCTCCATCATCACCTAGCTGGGGGTCCCCAAGAACTGGATCACCAGTAAGCCTACCCTTGCTGCAACAAGACAGAAACAGAAGTCACGGTTACCTCTCGGACCAGGAATCTTCAGTACAATACAGACAGACCCCAACTGAGCCGAGTGCTTTTAGTGATGGAGAGTCAGTCTACGACGATGCTTTAGATTCTGTCAGCAGCGTCGGAACTGTTGTTTCTGAAGCTGCCAGTTCTGTAGGACCTGCATCATGGGGAAGGAAGGAGACAGCCAGGCCATTGGGTGCTGCAGCTAAAACTGGCCACCACACGCCTCAGAGTTTGAAGGAGAGAACCAGAAAGGAAGTAAGGTTGAAGCGTACAACTCCATATCCCACCCAAAGgggagaaaacaaaacatctccTCTGGCCAAGAAACCATTCATTGAGCCAAGTCGCAGTGTCGCAGTGTCCGGGTTTACATCCGCTCCCGATGAAGAGTTGTTGGGGCTGTACTTCGAGTCCGAGAGGAGGTCGGGAGGAGGGGAGGTTGAGAAGATCGAGGCCAGAGGTAATGAGGTCATCATCATATTCAAAGACCCAGCAG TTACACAGCGTGTTCTGGCTCGTAAACATGAGCTTAATGGACAAACACTTCATGTGAAGGTAGTCACCTCATCCCCTGCCGAAGCCACTCCTAACATGGACACTTCTGCTCCATCAAACATCACCATCCAAGTCTCAGGCTTCACATCCTGCCCAAATGAGGACATGGTGATGCTGTACTTTGAGAACAAGAAAAGGTCTGGGGGAGGAGACATCCAGGAGATCCAAGTCAGAGACAACAAAGTATTCATTGTCTTCAAGGATCCCTCAG ttgcCCAGCATGTTCTCAGTCGCGAGCATCGTCTTGATGAAACCGTTCTCAAACTGAAAGAGGTTCAGCCCAGATCACTGGACAGCACTCGTCTTCTGGTCAAG GGATTCAAGGAAAGCACAACCAAAGAGACCCTCAGCCTTTACCTGGAAAACATTGGCGATGATGAAGTGATCACAATAGACTACAGCACACAGCCAGACTACAGCACACAGCCTGGGGTTGCCCTGGTCACACTCAACAAGATTTCCA actttgacaGGATGGTTACCAAGGCACAGTCCAGACCACTGGAGGGACAACGGCTTACCCTGGAGAGGGTCCCCATCACAGACGCCATCATTGTGACGGACCTGCCAGACAGTGTGTCCAGAGACCTGCTGGAGCTGTACTTTGACAGTGAGACAAGAAGCAGTGGAGGGCCTATCGCAGACATCAAGATGGACTCTTCCACTGGAACTGCAGTTGTCCAGTTTGATGATGCAAACA CTGTTAATAGTGTCCATCAGAAGTCCCCACACATTCTAAACAACACACCAATAACTGTACAACCCTACTATGAATGTCTCGGTGAGGTGGTGGATGACAACGCCCCAGGAGCATTCCAAATTCCTCAACCCATCAACATAAGGATCAAACCTCAGttgattttgtttgtctttacCATGCCAAAGTTTGCCAATCAGCTTACTAGCAAGTTAGCTGAAGTTCATACAGAAGTGGATTTGACAGTGACGGATGTACTAACAGTCTCACCGACACTGACGCCCAAGATGAAAGACGTTCGGAAGCAGGCAAAGCGCTGGGAAGAGAAGAGTCGAAGTTATGTGGAACAGTttttcacacagtttcaggcaACAGAGATCCCTGTGGCAAATCAAATTTGGCAACGTGTAAAAGACAAATTTGAAGAGGCATCTGCAAAACTGAGTACATCAAACAGGGATGATGTATGGATCCAAGCTTCTGATAAAGAGGACAGGGGAGGAGGGGTGGTTGCTCTCATCGGGACTACAGAAGCTGTCACAGAGGCAGAGCTTGTCTGCAAGACCCTCATCCAAGAGACAGAGGAGCAACTGAAGTTGGAAGCCTCCATTGTGACTGATCACATGACCAACATGAAAGCAACCAAGCTCAAGATTCTTAAGCTCAACAACTTTCCAGGGAAGCATCCTGATGTGGACATCAGGTTGGATGTAGACAACCAGAGTGTAGACTTCAAGGGTCAGCAGGCATTGGTGCAGAAGGCCAAGATTGACTTGTATGAAACAACCAATAAATTGGCTGAAGAAAGAGTTACCCTGTCACGTGGGAAACTATCATACTTGAAGTCAGACAAAGGAAGAGGTCATCTAGAGGACAGTTTTAAGAGAAAAGATATTAAGACGGCCTTTGCTATTGAGAATGAGGAAATGACAATCTTAGGTGAGCAGCTCATGGAAGTCAGATGGGCAAAGGAATTGCTGCAGCAAGTTGTTTCAGAATCACCCATTGCTATTGCAGAGGAAAGTCGTGACTTGCTGACCAAGCAAGGTTTTGCATCACTCTCAACAAACCTCCGACAAAGGCTGTCAGTTGACATCCATATTGCAAAAGACAAGGTGTGGGTGGTTGGACCTACAGAGAAGGTTGCCACTGCATCCAAGGACATAAAAACTTACATTACCAACAACACTATTGTTACTATCGATATGGATGTTGGAGAGGGAAAGGCAAAGTACATGGACTATCACTGCAGTGCTGCTATTAAAGCTGTGGAGAAACATCATGCTGAACAACTGGTGAAGATCATGACACTGATTGACCAGGGAAAAATGACTGTAAGAGGGACCAAGGACGGAACACAGAGTGCTAGGAAGAAACTGCAGGCTCTGATAGACGATGTTACAACAGGCACCATGAACATCACAAAGCCAG GAATGCACAAGTTCTTCACACAGGGGTTAGGGAGCGGCTTGCTGAAGGGGATAGGGAGGGAGGTGAAATGTGTGATCTTGGTGGGAGGCAAGCCAAGTGTACCTGTCCGACCTGCGGGAGGGGCCAGAGCAGCAGCTGCCACACCTGGGGGTCTACAGCAG ATATGTTTTCACACAATGGGAGGGAGGAAGTTGGTGGTGTTACAGGGAGACCTGACCAGCCACAGGGTGGATGTGATGGTGAACACGGGCAATGGTGCCATGGCTCATGGGGGAGGGCTGGCAGCAGCTATTGTTAGAGCTG GTGGGCAGGAGATTCAGCGAGACTGTGACAGGTATGTCAAGGAGAATGGAAAACTAACTGAGGGGCAGGTGATGTCAACTAAGGGATACAAGCTTCCCTGCAAGATGGTGGTGCATGCCGTGGGTCCACAGTGGATCACAG GAGAAGAGGACTCCAGAGAAAGGGCCCTAAAGACGGCTGTGGAAAATGCCCTACTGGAGGCCAGAGACTACAACAGCATTGCCATACCTGCCATTAGTTCAG GTATCTATGGCTACCCAATCAAGCCCTGCGTTACTGCTATTGTAGCTGCTGTGACAGCATTCTTTAACGGCAACCCCGACAGTGCTCTCTCAGAAGTTCACTTTGCAGAAATGGATCCGAAAAAGACTGGCGCCTTCAGAGATGAGCTTTTGAACAG ATTTGGACGAGACAAAGTGACGATGACAGTCCCCACAGACACCACCCCATCCAGACCTACACCCATGCCCAGGGCAGCCAGGCCCAGTGGAGGTGCTGCCAGTCCCAGCAACAGTTTAACTACTCCAGAGGGGATCAACATCCTGCTGAAGAAAGGAGACATCACTAAAGAGAAG GCTGATGTCCTTGTGAATACAACAAGTCCTGACCTTGACCTTAGCCAGGGGGGTGTCGCTAAAGCTTTTGGTCAGGCTGGAGGGCAAGAACTGCAACAG CTGTGTAACAACCATGGCAAGGCCGCTGCAGGAGATGTAGTGATGACCCAGCCCACTGGggcactcaggtgtaaaaaggTGTACCATGCTGTCCTACCCAACTGGCAAGAGTCGGATCAG CCCCTAAGAACAATGGTGCAGGACTGCCTGGAGTCTGCTGATGAAGATGGCCACACCACCATAGCGTTCCCTGCCATGGGCACAGGGAACCTGAAATACCCTCGTGACGTGGCTGCCAGCTGCATGTATGATGAAATCCTGTCCTTCAGTCAGTCCAACCCTGGAACAACTTTGAAG GATGTGAGGATCATTGTGTTTGACCAGCCAACAGTCCAGGCTTTTGAAACTGAGCTGAGGGTCAGGCAGGGGGTGCCAGTAGCTTCTGGAACAGCCACAG GGTCAGGTCCATACTCATCAGTGACCACCCCCAGGCCTGGTCAGCAGCAGATGACCGTTGGAGGTGTGACTCTCCAAATTCAGCAAGGTGACCTCACAGCAGAGAATGTGGACTGTATCGTCAACGTTACCAGCAAAGATTTGG ATCTAAGTGGTCCCATGGCTAAGGCTATCTGTCAGAAGGCTGGACCCAGTTTAGCAGCAGAGTGTAGACAGTACATCACAAGGAACGGGCAACAGGACCATGGGGCTGTGGTACTCACAG GTGCCGGTAACCTGCCATACAAAGGCATTCTCCATCTGACACACCCCAATGCAAAGGTCCTCAAGAAAAGCATCAAGACCTGTCTTGAGACGGCTGACAAGAGGGGCTTCAAATCCATCGCTTTCCCTGCTGTTGGAACAG GTGGTTTTAAAATTAGCCCTGACCAGGCGGCCAGCCTCATGATGGATGGGGTTACAGACTTTGTCCAGAAGGGAGCTCCCAACTCCCTCACCACCATCAGGATCACGGTGTTCCAACAGCAGATGCTGCAGAACTTCCACTCAGAGATGGACAGGAGGGCTCGAGGCTTGGGGGGACACAAATCCAGGGGGTTCAGTGCAAAAGTCAAAAGCAGATTCAAAA AGGTTGCCCATTCCCTTGGAAAGAAGAGCCGGGTGGCAAAGATCCTTGGATTCCCCTCCTCTGATGGGAAGAAAACTGTTGGCGACACAGCAGCCACACCTCAGTCTCTCCTCCTACACTTCTTTGGTACAGACAGAGCAGTTGGCATGGCCAAAAGGAGAGTCCAAGAAACCCTGGACAGCAACTTTAAGGAGGAAAGGATCAATGACCTTTCCGTGCTGCAGCTGTCAGATGACGAGGTGGAGATGCTGAAGGCGTATGGAAACCAGAACAATGTGTCCATCAGAGTTG AACAAGGTGGTCGTCACTGCATCACCATCCAAGGCATCACTGATGTTGCCACAGTTTTGTCCAAAGTCTGGGAGGTCCTGCATGCTAAGAAAGAGGAGAGCAGGAAAATGGAGCAGGCATTGTCTCTGCAGAAGGACATCTCATG GTGTTACGAACAGCCAGATGGAACGTACGTCCCCTTTGATCCACTCATCAACTTGCAAATTGAGGAAGCCtacaagaagaacaagaaaggCAAGGTTCAGTATGAGGATGATGTAGGCCAGTGCGAGATTGACTTTAGCTCCATGAAGGAAAAGGCATCCGGACAGGTGTCCAATGTCCGCCGAGATGATCTGAAAGCTCGAGCAG TAACCAGTGCAGTTCCATCCCACTGGGACCCTCAGCCAACTGACCCTAAGTCCAGGAAGCCCAAGCTGTGCCACCTCGTAAAGCTTAAGTCATCCTCGACTGAGTACAAGACTGTGAGTGGCAAGTTTGGACTGGGGAACATTGTGAGCAtagagagggtgcagaacccaACACTGTGGAGCCAGTACTGTGCACAGAAGCAGAAAATTAGCCTGAAAAACCCTGGAAA AAACATAGAGCAGGACCTGTGGCACGGGTCTTCAGCTGATTCCTGCATCAAAATTTGCCATAGTAATTTCGACAGGAGCTATGCTGGAGTCCATG GTGTGGCTATTGGCAAGGGGACCTATTTTGCTGTGAATGCTTCCTACTCAGCAGGCGGCTATGCCAGTCCTGATGCCAGCGGCCACAAGAGGGTGTTCCTGGCCAAGGTGCTGACTGGACTGTCCACACGTGGTAACTCCAGTATGATCGTTCCTCCACCGAGACCAGGGGGAGGTCCACTCGACACATTTGACTCCACCACTGATGGTGGTagcatgttctgtgtgtttcaTGATGCACAGGCATATCCGGAGTATGTGATCACATTTACTTGA